Proteins encoded together in one Mycolicibacter minnesotensis window:
- a CDS encoding biliverdin-producing heme oxygenase produces MSLKAPVDPETARSLSTAMRDGSQAAHDAAEGSTFVSELMGGNVNEDGYADYLARLRMVYAALEEAMRQRRDSELVASVYDPELERVSALDSDLDFWTNGASRAVDSPAAQAYCDRIAIASDGALLAHHYTRYLGDLSGGQAIGRVLDRTFELEGRGLSFYEFPMRPKPYKDAYRARLDGLGLDPDQVEHVVDEVKVAFRLNQELFDELALNLASYRR; encoded by the coding sequence ATGTCGCTGAAGGCCCCGGTTGACCCCGAGACCGCCCGATCGTTGTCCACCGCCATGCGCGACGGCTCGCAAGCCGCGCACGACGCCGCGGAGGGCTCCACCTTTGTGTCGGAATTGATGGGCGGCAACGTCAACGAAGACGGCTACGCCGACTACCTGGCACGGCTGCGGATGGTCTATGCCGCACTGGAGGAAGCGATGCGACAGCGCCGCGACAGTGAGTTGGTGGCGTCGGTCTACGACCCCGAGCTGGAGCGGGTATCGGCCCTCGACAGCGACCTCGATTTCTGGACCAACGGGGCCTCCCGGGCCGTCGATTCGCCCGCCGCGCAGGCCTACTGCGACCGGATCGCCATCGCCTCAGACGGCGCCCTGCTGGCCCACCATTACACCCGCTACCTGGGGGATCTGTCCGGCGGCCAGGCTATCGGGCGGGTCCTTGACCGCACCTTCGAGCTTGAGGGCCGCGGCTTGTCGTTCTACGAGTTCCCGATGCGGCCCAAGCCGTACAAGGACGCCTACCGCGCCCGCCTGGACGGACTCGGCCTAGACCCTGACCAGGTCGAGCACGTGGTCGACGAGGTCAAGGTCGCCTTCCGGCTCAACCAGGAGCTCTTCGACGAGCTGGCCCTGAATCTGGCCTCGTACCGGCGCTGA
- a CDS encoding PPE family protein: protein MTTPIWMASPPEVHSTLLSSGAGAGTLLSAAQAWTALSNEYATTAAELTSLLTAVQAGSWEGQAATRYVAAHTPYLTWLNLAGVNSAGAAAQLETAAGSYTAALAAMPTLAELAANRTTLSVLVATNFFGINAIPIAVTEADYARMWLQAATTMSVYQAVSTTALATTPHTAPAPSILSVAGSAEFTDPIEEWLSWSEHFSSMYRMLKQVLANPLGTLIQVIMDFAANPAAAVTTWMPLFYLFAYAATFAVLGTPLYAAVMGPAAASSAIPIALGLSGLAYMAQVPVEVSPPATPQILPSAVMVPTPPAGAVTTPPAPAPAPASVAAAPAPPVPSPPPAAGVPPLYYAVSGGGPGVGFGPPMQQRAPESARRPRSISETAEAAAVAAAARKSRTRRRRGADIKARGYRYEFMTSEGTAAAPAVEQPAHAGVSRSGSAPLGSAGTTVRSGLTEPAGLATLAADAFGNGAATPMMPGGWTEENPRNDERETT, encoded by the coding sequence ATGACGACCCCCATCTGGATGGCCTCGCCCCCCGAAGTGCATTCCACGCTGCTCAGCAGCGGAGCCGGCGCCGGCACCTTGCTGTCGGCAGCCCAGGCATGGACTGCACTGAGCAACGAATATGCCACTACCGCAGCCGAACTCACCTCACTACTCACTGCGGTCCAAGCTGGATCCTGGGAGGGACAAGCCGCCACACGCTACGTCGCCGCCCACACCCCGTACCTGACCTGGCTGAACCTGGCCGGCGTCAACAGCGCCGGTGCGGCCGCCCAGCTGGAAACGGCGGCCGGCTCCTACACCGCGGCCTTGGCCGCGATGCCGACACTTGCCGAACTGGCCGCCAACCGCACCACGCTGAGCGTGCTCGTCGCGACCAATTTCTTTGGTATCAACGCAATTCCGATCGCGGTCACCGAGGCGGACTATGCACGCATGTGGCTGCAGGCGGCCACGACCATGAGCGTCTACCAGGCGGTTTCTACGACGGCCCTGGCCACGACACCGCACACCGCGCCGGCCCCGAGCATTCTCTCCGTGGCAGGTTCGGCGGAGTTCACCGATCCGATCGAAGAGTGGCTGTCGTGGTCCGAGCACTTCAGCAGCATGTACCGCATGCTCAAGCAGGTGCTGGCCAATCCGCTCGGCACCCTGATCCAGGTCATCATGGATTTTGCCGCCAACCCGGCGGCGGCGGTCACCACCTGGATGCCGTTGTTCTACCTGTTCGCCTACGCGGCGACCTTCGCGGTGCTGGGCACCCCCCTCTACGCGGCGGTCATGGGGCCGGCAGCCGCATCGTCGGCCATCCCCATCGCGTTGGGCCTGTCGGGGCTCGCCTACATGGCCCAGGTACCGGTGGAAGTATCACCCCCGGCCACACCGCAGATTCTGCCGTCCGCCGTCATGGTGCCGACTCCCCCGGCCGGCGCGGTCACCACGCCGCCCGCGCCGGCACCGGCGCCGGCGAGCGTGGCCGCAGCACCCGCACCGCCGGTGCCGAGTCCACCACCGGCCGCCGGCGTCCCACCGCTGTACTACGCGGTGTCCGGAGGCGGCCCAGGCGTGGGCTTCGGTCCACCCATGCAACAGCGTGCGCCGGAATCCGCGCGGCGCCCGCGCAGCATCAGCGAGACGGCCGAAGCGGCTGCGGTAGCGGCCGCTGCGCGAAAGTCGAGGACGCGCAGGCGTCGCGGCGCCGACATCAAAGCACGCGGCTATCGCTACGAATTCATGACCTCCGAGGGCACGGCCGCTGCGCCTGCCGTGGAACAGCCGGCACACGCGGGAGTTTCGCGCAGCGGTAGCGCACCGCTCGGTTCGGCCGGTACAACGGTAAGGTCGGGACTCACTGAACCGGCCGGCCTTGCCACGCTGGCCGCTGATGCATTCGGCAACGGCGCCGCCACCCCGATGATGCCGGGAGGCTGGACCGAAGAGAACCCTCGCAACGACGAACGCGAGACCACGTGA
- a CDS encoding siderophore-interacting protein encodes MAPLLDSLPLVGALRDAVFLSATVGDIEQLTPTMRRYRFTGPRLQGLTWRPGQHVRLQVAGLLDSVLRLHPHDALRTYSIYDADPAAGTLDIVMCNHDYDRTVVTPARRWAAAIAPGDDVAFTRPQGNFVIRPEASYQLFAGDETASVAFAAMLRVLHPETAVYGAIEAAAEADHLPLARSLTQVERGQAPAADSAALADALRALPLPDHPGIAYLAGEARTIQTLRKILISERGWDRRRICTKPFWTPGRTGME; translated from the coding sequence GTGGCACCGCTCCTCGATTCACTACCGCTCGTCGGCGCCCTACGCGACGCGGTCTTTCTGTCCGCCACCGTGGGCGACATCGAACAACTCACGCCGACGATGCGCCGATACCGGTTCACCGGCCCGAGACTGCAGGGCCTGACCTGGAGGCCGGGTCAGCATGTCCGCCTGCAGGTCGCGGGCCTGCTCGACTCCGTTCTGCGCCTACACCCGCACGACGCGCTGCGCACGTACTCGATCTACGACGCCGACCCCGCCGCCGGAACCCTCGACATCGTCATGTGCAACCACGACTACGACCGGACCGTAGTGACTCCCGCCAGGCGCTGGGCCGCGGCGATAGCACCGGGCGATGACGTTGCCTTCACGCGACCGCAGGGCAATTTCGTGATCCGCCCGGAGGCGTCCTATCAGCTGTTCGCCGGTGACGAGACGGCGTCGGTGGCGTTTGCGGCAATGTTGCGCGTCCTGCACCCGGAGACGGCGGTCTACGGCGCGATCGAAGCGGCCGCCGAAGCCGACCACCTTCCCCTCGCGCGGTCGTTGACACAGGTGGAGCGCGGCCAGGCCCCCGCGGCCGATTCTGCGGCCCTGGCCGACGCTCTGCGCGCACTGCCACTGCCCGACCATCCCGGCATCGCCTACCTCGCCGGCGAAGCCCGCACCATCCAAACCCTGCGCAAAATCCTGATCAGCGAACGGGGCTGGGATCGCCGGCGGATCTGCACCAAGCCGTTCTGGACCCCCGGCCGCACCGGGATGGAGTAG
- a CDS encoding M15 family metallopeptidase, with protein MAAIAACGLLTQCSAGPESSPQAHPTPRAVAPEAATVDNVTATELGSTWHPGCPVAPSQLRRVTLTHLGFDDLPHRGELIVHQELVAQVIAAFDRLYRLEFPIEKMRSVANYRGDDELSMEDNNTSAFNCRRIPGSGNWALHAYGRAIDVNPLLNPMVDHGRFEPRNAGVYLDRHRIEPGLLHAGDAAVRVFTDAGWRWGGYWKSPVDYQHFERR; from the coding sequence ATGGCGGCGATCGCGGCCTGCGGGCTGCTGACGCAGTGCAGTGCCGGGCCCGAGTCGTCCCCGCAGGCACACCCGACGCCGCGCGCCGTTGCACCCGAGGCCGCCACCGTCGACAACGTCACCGCCACCGAACTCGGATCCACCTGGCACCCAGGCTGCCCCGTCGCGCCCTCGCAGCTGCGGCGGGTGACGCTGACCCACCTCGGGTTCGACGACCTGCCGCACCGCGGCGAACTGATCGTGCACCAGGAACTGGTCGCGCAGGTGATCGCCGCATTCGACCGGCTCTATCGTCTGGAATTCCCGATCGAGAAGATGCGGTCGGTCGCGAACTATCGCGGTGACGACGAGCTGTCCATGGAGGACAACAACACCTCGGCGTTCAACTGCCGACGCATCCCCGGCTCGGGCAACTGGGCGCTGCACGCCTACGGTCGGGCCATCGACGTCAACCCGCTGCTGAACCCGATGGTCGATCACGGCAGATTCGAGCCGCGTAATGCCGGGGTCTACCTCGACCGGCACCGGATCGAACCAGGCCTGTTGCACGCCGGCGACGCGGCTGTGCGCGTCTTCACCGACGCTGGCTGGCGCTGGGGCGGCTATTGGAAGTCCCCGGTGGATTACCAGCACTTCGAGCGTCGCTGA
- a CDS encoding ABC-F family ATP-binding cassette domain-containing protein — protein sequence MAHLLGAESLHLRYATGVVLDSVTLGVNDGARIGIVGRNGDGKSSLLRLLAGVATPDSGRVTQRSGLRVGLLDQSDTLDPDSTLGAALVGEQADHEWASSPRIRDVVEGLVSDIAWDATISELSGGQRRRVQLAALLIGEWDVICLDEPTNHLDVEGITWLARHLQQRWARNTGGLMVVTHDRWFLDEVATTTWEVHDRIVEPFQGGYAAYVLQRVERDRMSAASEAKRQNVLRKELAWLRRGAPARTSKPKFRIEAANALIADVPPLRNDVELMKLATARLGKDVIDLLDVSVSFDGKPVLCDVEWRIGPGERTGIVGANGAGKSTLLGLIAGTVVPDSGRVKRGKTVRLGILDQQSTELAALAEDRVADVVGRLRNDYQVDGKEMTPTQLLERLGFGSAQLSARVGELSGGQHRRLQLMLTLLAEPNVLVLDEPTNDVDTDMLTATEDLLDSWPGTLIVVSHDRYLLERVTDNQYAILDGRLRHLPGGVDEYLQLAAEARRAPVSRSVAAAAADGPGPLSGAELRAAQKDLAAVDRRLARLAEQIEAKHHQLADHDQSDHVGLAEFTRELRALEAEVSEQEARWLELSELVE from the coding sequence GTGGCACACCTGCTCGGAGCTGAGTCCCTTCACCTGCGATACGCCACCGGTGTGGTGTTGGACTCAGTCACGCTGGGGGTGAACGACGGCGCCCGGATCGGGATCGTCGGACGCAACGGAGACGGCAAGTCGTCGTTGCTGCGACTGCTGGCCGGCGTGGCGACACCGGACTCCGGGCGCGTCACCCAGCGCAGCGGTCTGCGGGTGGGGTTGCTGGACCAGTCCGACACCCTCGACCCCGACAGCACGCTGGGGGCCGCGCTGGTCGGCGAGCAAGCCGACCACGAGTGGGCGTCCAGCCCGCGGATCCGGGACGTGGTCGAAGGCCTGGTCTCCGACATCGCCTGGGACGCAACCATCTCCGAGCTGTCTGGGGGGCAGAGACGGCGCGTGCAGCTGGCGGCGCTGCTGATCGGCGAATGGGATGTGATCTGCCTCGACGAGCCGACCAACCACCTCGATGTGGAAGGGATCACCTGGCTGGCGCGCCACCTTCAGCAGCGCTGGGCCCGCAACACTGGCGGACTGATGGTGGTCACCCACGACCGCTGGTTTCTCGACGAGGTCGCCACCACCACCTGGGAGGTACACGACCGCATCGTCGAGCCGTTCCAGGGCGGCTACGCGGCATACGTGCTGCAGCGGGTGGAGCGCGACCGGATGTCTGCGGCCAGTGAGGCCAAGCGGCAGAACGTCTTACGCAAGGAGCTGGCCTGGCTTCGGCGCGGGGCGCCGGCCCGCACGTCCAAGCCGAAGTTCCGCATCGAGGCGGCCAATGCGCTGATCGCCGACGTCCCGCCGCTGCGCAACGACGTCGAGCTGATGAAGCTGGCGACGGCACGGCTGGGCAAGGACGTGATCGACCTGCTCGATGTGTCGGTCAGCTTCGACGGCAAGCCGGTGTTGTGTGACGTCGAATGGCGCATCGGCCCGGGTGAGCGCACCGGAATCGTCGGCGCCAACGGCGCGGGCAAGTCCACCCTGCTCGGGCTGATCGCCGGCACCGTGGTGCCCGACAGCGGGCGGGTCAAGCGCGGCAAGACGGTGCGGCTGGGCATCTTGGACCAGCAGTCGACGGAGTTGGCCGCGCTCGCCGAGGATCGGGTGGCCGACGTCGTGGGCCGGCTGCGCAACGACTACCAGGTCGACGGCAAGGAGATGACGCCCACGCAGCTGCTGGAGCGCCTCGGATTCGGCAGTGCACAGCTGTCAGCCCGAGTCGGTGAGCTCTCCGGCGGTCAGCACCGGCGGCTGCAGTTGATGCTCACGCTGCTCGCCGAACCGAACGTGCTGGTGCTCGACGAGCCCACCAACGACGTCGACACCGACATGCTCACGGCCACCGAGGATCTGCTGGACTCCTGGCCCGGCACCTTGATCGTGGTCTCTCATGACCGGTATCTGCTGGAGCGGGTGACCGACAACCAGTACGCGATCCTGGATGGGCGGCTTCGCCACCTGCCGGGCGGTGTCGACGAATACCTGCAGTTGGCCGCCGAGGCCCGGCGAGCACCGGTGTCGCGCAGCGTTGCCGCGGCCGCCGCCGACGGGCCGGGACCGTTGTCGGGTGCGGAGCTGCGTGCTGCGCAAAAGGACCTTGCCGCGGTCGATCGACGGCTGGCGCGGCTGGCCGAGCAGATCGAAGCCAAGCACCACCAGCTGGCCGACCACGACCAGTCCGACCATGTGGGCCTGGCCGAATTCACCCGCGAACTGCGGGCGCTGGAGGCCGAGGTTTCCGAGCAGGAGGCCCGGTGGTTGGAGTTGTCGGAGCTGGTGGAATAG
- a CDS encoding acyl-CoA synthetase, whose translation MATAQNGLEVLRWGGLETGTVPSPFQIVESTPMYKLRRYFPPDSRPGQPQPGPPVLLVHPMMMSANMWDVTHDEGAVGILHDAGVDPWVIDFGSPDEIEGGMRRNLADHIVGLSQAIDTVAETTGRDVHVAGYSQGGMFAYQTGAYRHSKSIASIIAFGSPVDTLAALPMGLPPNLASGVAGFMADHVFNRLDISGWQARLGFQMMDPLKTAKARMDFLRQLHDREALLPREAQRRFLESEGWIAWSGPAISELLKQFIAHNRMMTGGFAINGQLVTLTDITCPVLAFVGEVDDIGQPVAVRGIRRAAPNAKVFEYLLRAGHFGLVVGSKAAEQTWPTVARWVLWQSGMGPQPSGVALMSEQPSEGANRGVAMTSRIAHGLGEASEVALTLARGAADAMLAAQKSMRTMAVETARTLPRLARLGQINDHTRISLGRIIDEQAADSPDGEFLLFDGRVHTYEAVNKRIDNVVRGLIDVGVRQGVHVGVLMATRPSALVAIAALSRLGAVAVLMPTDGDLIPAAHLGGISDIIVDPGSLKLAGQAARELDCQVLVLGGGEGRDLDLPTDIDVVDMEQIDPDAVELPGWYRPNPGFARDLAFVAFGNAAGELVAKQITNFRWALSAFGTASTAALGPNDTVYCLTPLHHESGLLVSLGGAVVGGARIALSRGLNPERFVSEVRQYGVSVVSYTWAMLREVIDDPNFVLQGNHPVRLFIGSGMPTGLWNRVTEVFAPAHVVEFFATKDGQAVLANVSGAKVGSKGRPLPGAVDVQLAAYDSDHDLILEDDRGFVRVAETDEVGVMLAKPRGPIDPSASVKRGVFAPADTWISTEFLFRRDADGDYWLVGGRASSIRTDRGIAFPVVITDALGAVTGVELAVTYRVATEGADLVVSAVTAQPGATITAADLSEAVAAIPSGTGPDIIHVVPDLTLSTVYRPVVGKLRDAGLPKAGRNAWYLDTSSRQYKRLTAAVRAELAGGRS comes from the coding sequence ATGGCCACCGCACAGAACGGCCTGGAGGTGCTGCGCTGGGGCGGCCTGGAGACCGGGACCGTGCCGTCGCCGTTCCAGATCGTCGAGAGCACCCCGATGTACAAGCTGCGGCGGTACTTTCCGCCGGACAGCCGTCCCGGACAGCCCCAGCCCGGACCGCCGGTGCTGCTGGTGCACCCGATGATGATGTCGGCGAACATGTGGGACGTCACTCACGACGAGGGCGCGGTCGGCATTCTGCATGACGCCGGGGTGGACCCTTGGGTGATCGACTTCGGCTCACCCGACGAGATCGAAGGCGGCATGCGCCGCAATCTGGCCGACCACATCGTCGGCCTCAGTCAAGCCATCGACACGGTGGCTGAGACCACGGGTCGCGACGTCCATGTGGCCGGTTACTCGCAGGGCGGCATGTTCGCCTATCAGACCGGGGCATACCGGCATTCGAAGAGCATCGCCAGCATCATCGCGTTCGGCTCGCCGGTGGACACCCTGGCCGCGCTGCCGATGGGCCTGCCGCCCAACCTTGCTTCCGGGGTGGCCGGCTTTATGGCCGACCACGTTTTCAACCGGCTGGACATCTCGGGATGGCAGGCGCGGCTGGGTTTCCAGATGATGGACCCGCTCAAGACGGCCAAGGCCCGGATGGACTTCCTGCGTCAGCTGCACGACCGGGAGGCCCTGCTGCCGCGTGAGGCGCAGCGTCGGTTCCTGGAGTCCGAGGGCTGGATCGCCTGGTCGGGGCCGGCCATCTCGGAACTGCTCAAGCAGTTCATCGCGCACAACCGGATGATGACCGGTGGTTTCGCCATCAACGGCCAGTTGGTGACCCTCACCGACATCACCTGTCCGGTGCTGGCATTCGTGGGTGAGGTCGACGACATCGGGCAGCCGGTGGCCGTCCGCGGTATCCGCCGTGCCGCGCCCAACGCCAAGGTCTTCGAATATCTGCTGCGGGCAGGCCACTTCGGCCTGGTGGTGGGTTCCAAGGCTGCTGAACAGACGTGGCCGACCGTGGCTCGCTGGGTGCTCTGGCAGTCCGGGATGGGTCCGCAGCCGTCGGGGGTGGCGCTGATGTCCGAGCAGCCGTCCGAAGGGGCCAACCGCGGCGTTGCGATGACGTCGCGGATCGCTCACGGGCTGGGCGAGGCCTCCGAGGTGGCGCTGACGTTGGCGCGCGGCGCCGCGGATGCCATGCTGGCGGCGCAGAAGTCGATGCGCACCATGGCGGTGGAGACCGCGCGCACGCTGCCCCGGTTGGCCCGGCTGGGCCAGATCAACGACCACACCCGAATCTCGTTGGGCCGCATTATTGATGAGCAGGCCGCAGACTCGCCCGACGGCGAGTTTCTGCTCTTCGACGGCCGGGTGCACACCTACGAGGCGGTCAACAAGCGCATCGACAACGTGGTCCGCGGTCTGATCGATGTCGGGGTGCGGCAAGGCGTCCACGTCGGCGTGCTGATGGCCACCCGGCCCAGTGCGCTGGTCGCTATCGCGGCACTGTCGCGGCTCGGCGCGGTGGCCGTGCTGATGCCGACCGACGGGGACCTGATTCCGGCGGCCCACCTCGGCGGTATCTCCGACATCATCGTGGACCCGGGCAGCCTCAAGTTGGCCGGCCAGGCCGCCCGCGAGCTGGACTGCCAGGTCCTGGTGCTCGGCGGTGGTGAGGGCCGTGACCTCGACCTGCCCACCGACATCGATGTGGTCGACATGGAACAGATCGACCCGGACGCGGTCGAACTGCCCGGCTGGTACCGGCCGAACCCGGGCTTCGCCCGTGACCTGGCCTTCGTGGCCTTCGGCAACGCGGCCGGCGAGCTGGTGGCCAAGCAGATCACCAACTTCCGCTGGGCGCTGTCGGCGTTCGGCACCGCGTCGACCGCGGCCCTGGGGCCCAACGACACGGTGTACTGCCTGACGCCGCTGCACCACGAGTCCGGGCTGTTGGTCAGTCTGGGCGGCGCGGTGGTCGGCGGGGCGCGGATCGCACTGTCGCGCGGCCTGAACCCGGAACGGTTCGTCTCCGAGGTCCGCCAGTATGGGGTGAGCGTGGTGTCTTACACCTGGGCGATGCTGCGTGAGGTCATCGACGACCCGAACTTCGTTCTGCAGGGCAACCACCCGGTCCGGTTGTTCATCGGCTCCGGCATGCCCACCGGACTGTGGAACCGGGTCACCGAGGTGTTCGCCCCGGCCCACGTCGTCGAGTTCTTCGCCACCAAGGACGGTCAGGCCGTGCTGGCCAACGTCTCCGGCGCCAAGGTCGGCAGCAAGGGCCGTCCACTGCCCGGCGCGGTGGACGTGCAGCTGGCCGCCTACGACTCCGATCACGACCTGATCCTGGAGGACGACCGGGGTTTCGTGCGGGTCGCCGAGACCGATGAAGTCGGGGTGATGCTGGCTAAGCCCCGCGGACCCATCGATCCGTCGGCCTCGGTCAAGCGAGGCGTTTTCGCGCCGGCCGACACCTGGATCTCCACGGAGTTCCTGTTCCGCCGCGACGCCGACGGTGACTATTGGCTGGTGGGTGGGCGAGCCTCCAGCATCCGCACCGACCGGGGTATCGCGTTCCCGGTGGTCATCACCGATGCGCTCGGTGCTGTCACCGGCGTCGAGTTGGCGGTGACCTACCGGGTGGCCACCGAAGGCGCCGACTTGGTGGTGTCGGCGGTGACCGCGCAGCCGGGCGCCACGATCACCGCCGCCGACCTCAGCGAGGCGGTGGCCGCGATCCCCTCCGGCACCGGGCCCGACATCATCCATGTGGTGCCGGACCTGACGCTGAGCACCGTCTACCGGCCGGTAGTGGGCAAGCTGCGCGACGCTGGGCTGCCCAAGGCCGGGCGCAACGCGTGGTACCTCGATACCAGCAGCCGGCAGTACAAACGGCTGACGGCCGCGGTGCGTGCCGAACTGGCCGGTGGTCGGTCGTGA
- a CDS encoding Trm112 family protein, with translation MIDQELLDILVCPADRGPLLLVQRSGGSGSQALYNPRLHRAYRIDDDIPVLLIDESDTVGDDEHALLMAQAGPADPR, from the coding sequence GTGATCGACCAGGAATTGCTGGACATCCTGGTCTGCCCGGCTGATCGCGGGCCGTTATTGCTGGTGCAGCGCTCCGGCGGTTCCGGCAGTCAGGCGCTCTACAACCCGCGTCTGCATCGGGCCTACCGGATCGACGACGACATCCCCGTGCTGTTGATCGACGAGTCCGACACCGTCGGCGACGACGAGCACGCTCTGCTTATGGCCCAAGCGGGTCCGGCAGATCCCCGGTGA
- a CDS encoding TetR/AcrR family transcriptional regulator, translating into MAAQPPGRRPGRPSGTSDTRDRILAAARELFARKGFATTSIRAVAAEAGVDAALVHHYYGTKQQLFAAAVELPVDPMRVLVPLRETPIEHLGRTLPELLVPLWDSQAGTGLIAAMRSMLTGTDVPLARSFFRDIVVAELAQRVDSPPGTGVLRAEFAASQLMGVVVARYIVGLEPLASLPTQEVVAMIAPTLQRYLTGDLPDPLGP; encoded by the coding sequence ATGGCCGCCCAGCCGCCCGGCCGCCGACCCGGCCGACCATCGGGCACTTCGGACACCCGCGACAGGATCTTGGCCGCTGCTCGTGAACTGTTCGCCCGCAAGGGGTTTGCCACCACCTCTATTCGGGCGGTGGCCGCAGAGGCCGGGGTTGACGCGGCCCTGGTGCACCACTACTACGGCACCAAACAACAACTGTTCGCCGCCGCGGTGGAATTGCCCGTTGATCCGATGCGGGTGCTGGTGCCGCTGCGGGAGACCCCGATCGAGCACCTGGGGCGCACCCTGCCCGAGCTGCTGGTCCCCCTGTGGGACTCGCAGGCCGGAACCGGCCTGATCGCGGCGATGCGGTCCATGCTCACCGGTACCGATGTCCCGCTGGCCCGGTCCTTCTTCCGCGACATCGTGGTCGCCGAACTCGCCCAGCGGGTCGACAGTCCGCCCGGAACCGGCGTCCTGCGGGCGGAGTTCGCCGCCAGCCAGTTGATGGGCGTGGTGGTCGCCCGCTACATCGTGGGCCTTGAACCGCTGGCCTCACTGCCGACGCAGGAGGTGGTGGCGATGATCGCCCCGACCCTGCAGCGTTATCTCACCGGGGATCTGCCGGACCCGCTTGGGCCATAA